A region from the Medicago truncatula cultivar Jemalong A17 chromosome 6, MtrunA17r5.0-ANR, whole genome shotgun sequence genome encodes:
- the LOC25495430 gene encoding hyoscyamine 6-dioxygenase, which produces METMEQRLVSSWSNVHSSVPPSFVQPLECRPGKVTNPSSKTIPLIDLGGHDHAHTILQILKASEEYGFFQVINHGVSKDLMDEAFNIFQEFHAMPPKEKISECSRDPNGINCKIYASSENYKIDAVQYWKDTLTHPCPPSGEFMEFWPQKPPKYREVVGKYTQELNKLGHEILEMLCEGLGLKLEYFIGELSENPVILGHHFPPCPEPSLTLGLAKHRDPTIITILLQDQEVHGLQILKDDEWIPVEPIPNALVVNIGLILQIITNGRLVGAEHRVVTNSKSVRTSVAYFIYPSFSRMIEPAKELVDGNNPPIYKSMSFGEFRKKFYDKGPKIEQVLQS; this is translated from the exons ATGGAAACAATGGAACAAAGGCTTGTCTCAAGTTGGTCTAATGTTCATTCCTCAGTTCCACCTTCCTTTGTTCAACCACTAGAGTGTAGACCTGGTAAGGTCACAAACCCTTCAAGTAAGACAATACCCTTGATTGATCTTGGAGGACATGATCATGCTCATACCATATTACAAATtttgaaagcttctgaagaataTGGTTTTTTTCAG GTGATTAACCATGGAGTTTCCAAGGATTTAATGGATGAAGCCTTCAATATTTTCCAAGAGTTCCATGCCATGCCTCCAAAGGAAAAGATAAGTGAATGCTCAAGAGATCCAAATGGAATCAATTGTAAGATCTATGCAAGTAGTGAGAATTACAAAATTGATGCTGTTCAATATTGGAAAGACACATTGACACATCCTTGTCCTCCCTCTGGAGAATTCATGGAGTTTTGGCCTCAGAAACCACCCAAATAccg tGAGGTTGTTGGTAAATATACACAAGAACTCAACAAATTGGGACATGAAATTTTGGAGATGCTTTGTGAAGGGTTAGGGCTTAAACTAGAATATTTCATTGGTGAACTTAGTGAAAATCCAGTAATACTAGGTCATCACTTTCCTCCTTGTCCTGAACCAAGTTTAACTTTGGGCCTAGCCAAACATAGAGACCCTACAATCATCACTATTCTACTTCAAGATCAAGAGGTGCATGGACTTCAAATTCTTAAGGATGATGAATGGATTCCAGTTGAACCTATTCCCAATGCTCTTGTTGTTAACATTGGTTTAATCTTGCAG ATAATCACGAATGGAAGGCTTGTTGGTGCTGAACATAGAGTTGTGACAAATTCAAAAAGTGTACGTACATCTGTTGCATATTTCATCTATCCATCATTTTCAAGAATGATAGAACCTGCAAAAGAATTGGTAGATGGAAACAATCCTCCAATATATAAATCCATGTCATTTGGAGAATTTCGTAAGAAGTTCTATGACAAGGGTCCTAAGATTGAACAAGTGTTGCAATCCTAA
- the LOC25495428 gene encoding cation/H(+) antiporter 12, with protein MNSNITREPGLYVSVAQIDATTFNVCSVAPPNIVSDGIWGGPDSRRNPMKSALPVFEMQLLVIFTITQICNFFLKRLHFPAFIAPMLVGLILGPSIQHAEFDKYKKLLFPYGSQDILATISLIGYVLYIFTIGVQIDLSMVTRTGHKVWTIAIMGFVVPILFSFVPQFVVLLEKYYRFEDVTKPHLIVDIYRVVRIHSSVAFAVTATLLNELKILNSELGRLALSSAMVTSILGLSLQCIGNVLEQQESHMRIIFGMSLLALVVFAPLIFRPLMFWIIRHTKEGRPVDDGYIYGIILMVLGLGWFAGYINQEFALGAYVLGLAVPDGPPLGSALVRKLEFFGTSLLLPIFMTCCVMKADLSLPYTLNASIGFGIIICFTHIVKVIAYLISCLICKIPFKDALTLALILNAKGEVDLAKLSFSYDDKHSHKCLCKSYSKISFVYMHGMQSFAGQIYAVNVISIMVVACIVKWSVKILYDPSRKYAGYQKRNIMSLKPDAELRLLACIHKQYNISAIIDALDVFSPTTEKPFIVDALHLIELVGRSSPIFISHRLQKTVSGSRKSYSNDVILALDLYEHDNYGGVTTHTYTAISPPTLMYEDVCQLALDKVASIIILPFHRRWTIDGAIESDDKNIRSLNCKVLEIAPCSIGILVSRSSLKNNSPVKLAMIYLGGRDDREALCLAKRAIRNPGINLVVYHLTSEDDHMSNLEYLLDNEALEEVKKLPHYGSKNVCYKKLIVNNSPGTSTVLRDIANEHDFFIVGRTHDSDLPLIEGLTKWIEFSELGVIGDLLASPDLGSRAGVLVVQQQVKDK; from the exons ATGAATAGTAATATAACAAGAGAACCAGGCTTATATGTCTCAGTTGCACAAATAGATGCTACAACCTTCAATGTTTGTTCTGTTGCTCCACCAAATATTGTTTCAGATGGAATATGGGGCGGCCCAGATAGTAGAAGGAATCCAATGAAGTCTGCACTTCCTGTGTTTGAGATGCAGCTTCTTGTGATTTTTACTATCACACAAATATGCAATTTCTTCCTAAAACGTTTGCATTTCCCTGCATTTATTGCACCAATGCTG GTTGGCCTAATTCTAGGCCCTTCAATTCAACATGCGGAATTTGACAAATACAAGAAGCTATTGTTTCCATATGGAAGTCAAGACATACTTGCAACAATATCATTAATTGGTTATGTGCTTTACATCTTTACCATTGGTGTGCAAATTGATTTGAGCATGGTAACCAGAACAGGACACAAGGTTTGGACCATTGCAATAATGGGATTTGTCGTGCCTATACTGTTTAGTTTTGTGCCTCAATTTGTGGTGTTACTAGAAAAATATTATCGATTCGAAGATGTGACTAAACCACATTTGATTGTAGATATTTATAGGGTGGTAAGAATACATAGCTCGGTTGCATTCGCAGTCACTGCTACACTCCTCAATGAACTTAAAATTCTTAACTCCGAACTCGGAAGATTGGCATTATCATCAGCAATGGTGACTTCTATCTTAGGACTGTCTCTTCAATGTATTGGTAATGTCCTAGAACAACAAGAATCACACATGAGGATAATATTTGGGATGTCATTGCTTGCTTTAGTTGTCTTTGCTCCATTAATTTTTCGGCCATTAATGTTTTGGATCATCAGACATACTAAAGAAGGAAGACCTGTGGATGATGGTTACATCTATGGTATCATTTTAATGGTACTAGGTTTAGGTTGGTTTGCAGGTTACATAAACCAAGAGTTTGCATTAGGTGCATATGTTTTGGGGTTAGCTGTGCCAGACGGACCTCCATTAGGATCTGCATTAGTTAGGAAGCTTGAATTCTTTGGGACAAGTTTGTTGCTGCCAATATTTATGACTTGTTGTGTGATGAAGGCAGATTTGTCTTTGCCATATACATTAAATGCATCTATTGGTTTTGGTATCATCATTTGCTTTACACACATTGTCAAAGTAATAGCATACCTTATATCTTGCCTCATTTGCAAAATCCCCTTCAAAGATGCCTTGACTCTTGCCCTCATTTTGAATGCCAAAGGAGAAGTGGATCTTGCAAaactttcattttcatatgaTGACAAG CATTCTCATAAGTGTTTATGCAA ATCATATTCAAAAATTTCATTTGTGTATATGCATGGGATGCAGTCTTTTGCTGGCCAAATTTATGCAGTGAATGTAATCAGCATAATGGTCGTAGCTTGCATAGTAAAATGGTCTGTGAAGATATTGTATGATCCATCAAGAAAATATGCCGGCTACCAAAAAAGGAACATCATGAGTTTAAAACCCGACGCAGAACTGAGACTACTTGCTTGCATTCACAAACAATACAACATATCAGCTATAATAGACGCCCTTGACGTTTTTTCTCCAACAACAGAAAAACCTTTCATTGTGGATGCATTGCATCTTATTGAGTTAGTTGGAAGGTCATCCCCAATTTTCATCTCCCATCGTCTTCAAAAAACAGTTTCGGGTTCTCGCAAGTCTTACTCAAATGATGTCATTCTTGCTTTGGATCTCTATGAACATGACAACTATGGTGGAGTAACCACACACACTTACACCGCCATATCTCCACCAACCCTTATGTATGAAGATGTTTGCCAACTTGCATTGGACAAAGTCGCGTCTATCATAATTCTCCCATTCCATAGAAGATGGACTATTGATGGTGCCATTGAATCTGATGACAAGAACATAAGATCCTTAAACTGCAAGGTACTGGAAATAGCTCCATGCTCAATAGGAATCCTCGTGAGTCgatcttccttaaaaaataattcaccCGTCAAGCTAGCCATGATTTATCTTGGGGGAAGAGACGACAGAGAAGCTTTGTGCTTAGCTAAAAGAGCGATAAGGAACCCGGGGATCAACTTGGTTGTGTACCACCTTACATCTGAGGATGATCACATGTCAAACTTGGAGTATCTACTTGATAATGAGGCACTCGAAGAAGTAAAGAAACTACCACATTATGGCTCGAAAAatgtttgttataaaaaattgattgtaaATAATAGTCCAGGGACATCAACTGTTCTTCGCGATATAGCGAATGAACATGACTTTTTTATTGTTGGAAGAACACATGACTCAGACTTGCCTCTGATAGAAGGACTAACAAAATGGATTGAATTTTCAGAGTTAGGTGTCATTGGTGATTTGCTTGCTTCACCAGATCTTGGGAGTAGAGCTGGTGTTTTGGTAGTGCAACAACAAGTCAAAGACAAATAA
- the LOC112422724 gene encoding uncharacterized protein, translating into MTITLDDVHNLLHIPIHGCMLDHDEAMGQERVIDLMTMLLGMLDVDARAEIRTESAVHISYTTLKRVDKLLASVHTIEKWSWGGMTLVYLYDYLDDSVILNNRTMAGSTTLFMGWILEHLSGPYPRKTNKSWKPERPYAWRWLTSRGHTDVHHYRLLLDRLEVDDVRFSTYGDHREIHPFQLIVTYSEWLMCGKERVYRHLPEWVKRHLFYVHDVPRHPSSVAQMPTHSLTTVLQNAQAWFFTAWGDACERPCHHAPGYMAWYAKVSHPRILPPDEGSPPRPANMEQIIEDEHARDMPDTLMIIRDVVHIVDDIVDRQAEMTKEEIVQEVMRIADTSRPALTYQIARRRREPRHARQQG; encoded by the exons ATGACGATCACTTTGGACGATGTGCATAATCTCCTACACATTCCTATTCACGGCTGCATGCTGGACCACGATGAGGCAATGGGTCAGGAGCGTGTGATTGATTTGATGACCATGTTGTTGGGCATGTTAGATGTTGATGCTAGGGCTGAGATTAGGACTGAGTCTGCTGTTCATATCAGTTATACCACACTGAAGCGGGTTGATaaacttttagcaagt GTTCAT ACGATTGAGAAGTGGTCATGGGGAGGGATGACCTTAGTGTACCTGTACGACTATCTCGATGATTCTGTTATTCTGAATAACAGAACGATGGCTGGGAGTACGACtctttttatg GGATGGATTTTGGAGCATTTATCAGGTCCGTACCCAAGGAAGACAAACAAGAGCTGGAAGCCGGAGAGACCATATGCTTGGAGATGGCTTACTAGTAGAGGGCATACTGATGTGCACCATTACCGCTTACTGCTTGATCGTTTAGAGGTGGATGACGTCAGGTTTTCTACTTATGGTGATCACAGAGAGATACATCCTTTTCAGCTTATTGTCACTTACTCGGAATGGCTGATGTGCGGGAAGGAGAGGGTGTACCGTCATTTACCTGAGTGGGTAAAGAGGCATCTTTTCTATGTACATGATGTTCCCAGACATCCGTCATCTGTCGCTCAGATGCCTACGCATTCGCTGACCACCGTGCTGCAAAACGCTCAGGCGTGGTTCTTCACTGCTTGGGGAGATGCGTGTGAGAGACCATGTCATCATGCGCCTGGCTACATGGCTTGGTATGCCAAAGTCTCTCACCCTCGTATTCTCCCACCTGATGAAGGATCTCCTCCCAGGCCGGCGAACATGGAGCAGATCATAGAGGACGAGCATGCCAGAGATATGCCTGACACACTGATGATCATCCGAGATGTGGTGCATATAGTTGACGATATTGTGGACAGACAAGCCGAGATGACTAAAGAAGAGATTGTCCAGGAGGTGATGCGGATAGCCGATACTAGTCGCCCTGCCCTTACGTATCAGATTGCCAGGCGGCGCAGGGAGCCGAGGCATGCTAGGCAGCAGGGTTGA